DNA from Bacteroidota bacterium:
AGGATTGATTCCACGTGTAATTGGCAAGGATAAAATGGCAAAAGGCAATTGATATAATCGAGCGGCATAAAAAAGAGAAGAAGTGGAACCCGCTATCAAAGTGGCTGCGAAAAATCGTCCAAATACTTCCTGTGTTTTATCAAAAAGTGCATTGAGTGTTATAAGCTTGCTCTCTCTTTTGAGTGTCTTAAACTGATGATCTGTTGATTTTAGCTTTAAACCATCATATTTTCTGTCTGTTTCTTTTTTGAATTTCTTATTGAAAATAAAGGGCAATTGAATGCACATCTGCAAAAAGGCACCAAAAACATATCCAACAGCAATTGAATAACCTCCAATGGAAGGATAAAGAACATAAATTCCTGAAATAACACCCACACTAAGCATGGCTGGTGCAAAGCCAAAAATCCAGTTTTTTTCGAAAAAATTAAGCATGCTACCAATAAATGCCGCTACACCAATGAAAATGGAAAATGGTAAAATGATCATGATGAGTTTTAAACTCAAATCATAATTGAAGCTTTGATCTTTGAAAATGAAACCGAATATTTCCGGAAATGAATCTTTCAAGGAGAAGAATAATGGTATGACCAGATAGAGGATGGCTGTTACTAAAATGAGTGCAATAAAAAACCAGTTGAAAACCACTGAAATATATTTCCAGGAGTTGGCTTTATTTCCTTGGTCATATATCGTTTTGAAGGGAGGCATAAATGCTCTTTCGACCATGTCCTCACCAAGTACTTGTCGAAATAAATTAGGGAATATGAGAGCAAGCGTAAAAGCATCAGCAATATTACCAGTTCCAAAGAATTTGGCTACAATAATTTCCCGGATAAATCCGAATATCCTTGAGAATAAGGTTCCTGTGAATATTTTAAGGATATTTTTAAGCATAATTGCCTCAGATTAAAATCAAAACTAATGGATATTCTGAAAAAGCAAATGAAAAGTTATTGACAGATAAGTATAAAGGGGAGAAAAGAATTGGATTGAATTTGTGGCCCAACTTATCTGAATTCATTCAGTTTTTCCAATGCTTTATTATAATCGGAAATCCATGGTTTTTCTCTTTCGGAATATGGTCTGGCCTGATTCCAGCCCAGCCAACTATATCGATCCGAGCTTGTAATACAATTGTTTTGGACAAAATTTAATGAAATGCCATCTGATTTGACAGTTTCTCGTTCCCAGGAAGATCGGTCATCATCCAAAACCTCCATCTTACTTGGATCAGTGAATAACAATAAAGTCCATGGAATTCTAATGTTTATATTTTTTCCGCTCCATACTACAGCATCTTTTGAGCTTGCTTGTTCATTTTCATGTCGAGATCTTAATTGCCCAATATAAAAAATGCTGGTATCAAAAATATTGTTTCGCCAACGTATGATATGCCACGGATCTCCATCTGTTGCAATAGAATGAAATAATTGTTTGGGATCAGCATTGCCATGCCAGTATTCGAATAAATCATAGGCTTGTGTACTATACAGATTAGCCGAATCGCCAGGTGTAATTCGCAAAAGGAATTCCGATCTGTTTTTTATTTTCACTCCATTAGGCAAAATACTTTCGCCTAAATCATCCCGATAGGTATCGAGTGCAATCCATAGGGTGTCTAATGCTTCAATTACTGATTTAAGTTCTATTTGAACATGAAAAAACTGATCATCGTCAGCCACCTTCATGCTTTTGATATTGCAATTAGTATTATCCAGCGTTAATTCAGTATAATTGATCGTTTTAGGTTCAAAGGCAATCATCCCAAAATTTTGTTCTGGAGAAGTTACATTATGCCATAGTGGTCGTCTTTCCTGTGCTGTTCCAATGGTATCTACTATCCAGGTAACTTTAAACCACTCATCAATCCAGGCAAATAAAATAGCCCCACCACAGTTGGTTTGATCAATTGTATTTAGTAAACGGATATTGTATTTGCCCTGTGTTAGCTCATCATGCCCACCATGATCCATTCCAGTCGAACAAAAATGCGCATTTCCCCAACTCGAAGGAACTCCAAACTCACCAATAATTAGTGGTCGACCTGTATAATGCTTTCTTAAATCGTCTAAGTAGCCTTTGTATGAATTCATGCCATTTGAATCGAAATAGCTTTGATAGGAAGACTGCATACTAATAAAGTCGGGATAATAAGGGTAGGCATGATAGCTTGCAAAATATCCAGCAACTGCCTTATCGCTATTTATTTTATGCATATCATATTCGGTTGAATCTTCTGATGTATGTGTTTCAGTGGGGTGATCTAAAGGATCTTGTGTTGGCCAGCTACTCATGCTAATGGGTCTTTCGGTTTGATAATTGGTTCGCTCATAAACAACCAAGTGATTCAATCGAGCTGTAATCCAAACTTCAGAAGGAGATGCTAATGCAATTGAGAAAGCTCCTCCTGAAAAACTACTGATAGCTGAATTGTTCGCGTTTGAAATAGCTACTTCATGTGTATGTATTTCACGACCAATTATATAGGCCAAGGTCCATCGAGAAACATCGCTTTTATATTCTCCATATGCCTTCCCAAATCGATGACCAATTGTTCTGTTTCCATGAATACAGTCAACATTTTCTTCAATTTCCTGATCAAAAGAAGCAGTTAAATCATATAAATCTGCACTTGGATTTTCTTCTTCGAGCCAAACGCCTTGAATAAGGTAGATTGGATTTTCAGGATGTTCGATGTTGTAATTAGCCAGTTCTTCGTAAAAACGTGGATAATGCAAAGTGTAGGTTCTGATAACATTGAATCCGATCTCAGCAATTCGAACGAGCCATCGTTGATAATCTTCCCGATCGGCAGCCAATTCTCCAGGATGAGTTCCTGGCTTGGAAACACCCAAATTAATTCCTTTGATGAAAAAATCACTGTATGATTGCCCATTCCAAATGCCCAAATAATTGCTATTGCATGCAAAAGGTATTTTATGAGATCGGTATACATAAAAATCTTTGGTGCTTTGATTCCCAAAACTCAAATCACTAGTTGTTAAGGTCTCAAAAGCATTTCCTGAAATTTTAACTTCATAATTAATGAGATTGCTATCGCTGAAAAAGTCGTAAGGCCAACTTCCGCCAAGACCAATATTCGGACAATCCTTCATTTTGATAATTTTTTTGACCTGTCTTTCAGTAGCGGAGGTTAAGGAGATAAAATAGACACCTGGGGCAATTTGTAGTGCATCGTTCCAAGTCAATTGATGAAAGCCTGCCTGCGTAACCTCATTATGTAATTGGGTTATTTTTTGCCCGCTGATATTGTAAATAGAAATTGTTATTTGTGTTTCTTCCGGATTAAAAAAGGAAATAGTTGTTGATTGGCAAAATGGGCTTGGAAAAGGTTTGTACAATTGTAAACGCTGATATTCAGAATTCAGTAATACGGGAATATCAATTTCGTATTTGCCTTGTGCATCCGAATAGGTTTGGTAGATTTTTGATTGATCGGATTCATTGGTAAATTGAACCAGTGCACCACTTACTGTTTTTCCAAGGTTGTCGTATACAAAACCATTGATAATTTCTGCATGACTCAGAAACGAAATAATTGTTAGTAGTAAAAGTATTTTAATCTTTTTCATAAATATATTCTCAAGAAGAAAATAGTCTCACAAAATTACGAAAGAAGCACCTTTGAAAAGGAGATTTCAAAATTTGAAGATGTTAATAAAGTCAAAGGAATTAAGTTTATCAACTTGAGCAAACAATTTCAGTAAGTTTATTAGCTTTTGATTTTAGTTTTTGATTGAAATCCTTCCCTATCCATTTTTCCCCAACTTTTAACTCCTCTAAAATAATCTATGTTACCTTTTACAGCAAAATAAATTATAAATGGATGATAGATAATAGGTTCGATAATGGCTGTTAATATTTGACGGATAAAATCACTATTGCTTTTGTATCTGTTAAAACTCATACCACCATACACAATAGACCATATTGAAAAAGATATAGCAAAAGAATATATAAATGCAAGCATGAGGAAAAAGAATGGCCAATTTGCTTGTCCCATTATACTTAAAATCAGGAAATAGGTGATGCCAAATAATTCAACGATTGGAGCCAGCCATTCAAAGAAAAACCAATAAGGGTAACCAAACATGCCCATAACCCCATATTTAGGGTTGAAAAACAATTTCTTATGCATGGTCAGTGTTTCGATTGTTCCTCGGGTCCATCTGTTTCGTTGCCTTTCCAGTACTTTAAGTTTTGTTGGAACCTCAGTCCAACACAATGGATCAGGAATATAAATTACTTTGTATTTTTCCCTTTTGTCTTCCATATATCTTCTCATCCGGACAATTAGCTCCATGTCTTCACCCACCGTCTGTGTGTTGTATCCTCCAGCGCTTATCACACACGCTTTATCGAACATGCCTATTGCACCCGATATAAGTAAAAGACCGTTTAATTTTCCCCAGGCCATTCGCCCCATCAGAAAAGCTCGGTTGTACTCTAGAGTTTGAAACTGAGCAAGTAATTGTTTAGGAAACCTCACATTAACAATTTTGCCATGATCTACTTCACAAGAGTTTGCTACGCGAATAACGCTTCCTGTGGCTAATATTTTTTCGTCTTTTTCCTCCAGAAAAGGTTTTACAAGTTTCTGTAAGGCGTCATGCTCAATAATTGAATCTACATCAATGACTACGAATAAATCTTTGTTGGAAATATTGATTCCTGCGTTAAGCGCATCTGCTTTCCCACCATTCTCTTTGTCCAACAATAGTAGTTTCGAAAAAGATTTATCAGTTGATTTATATATGCCTTTTATTTTCTTGCTTTCAAGTTGATAATTTACTGCATAATCAACCTTAACCATTTTGTAATGCTCGATAACTTTTTCTAGACTATCATCCTTACTTCCATCATTTACAATAATCACTTCGTAATCTTGATAGTATAATGACATTAATGCACGAATATTTTCAATGATCGTTTTGCTTTCGTTATA
Protein-coding regions in this window:
- a CDS encoding T9SS type A sorting domain-containing protein, with the translated sequence MKKIKILLLLTIISFLSHAEIINGFVYDNLGKTVSGALVQFTNESDQSKIYQTYSDAQGKYEIDIPVLLNSEYQRLQLYKPFPSPFCQSTTISFFNPEETQITISIYNISGQKITQLHNEVTQAGFHQLTWNDALQIAPGVYFISLTSATERQVKKIIKMKDCPNIGLGGSWPYDFFSDSNLINYEVKISGNAFETLTTSDLSFGNQSTKDFYVYRSHKIPFACNSNYLGIWNGQSYSDFFIKGINLGVSKPGTHPGELAADREDYQRWLVRIAEIGFNVIRTYTLHYPRFYEELANYNIEHPENPIYLIQGVWLEEENPSADLYDLTASFDQEIEENVDCIHGNRTIGHRFGKAYGEYKSDVSRWTLAYIIGREIHTHEVAISNANNSAISSFSGGAFSIALASPSEVWITARLNHLVVYERTNYQTERPISMSSWPTQDPLDHPTETHTSEDSTEYDMHKINSDKAVAGYFASYHAYPYYPDFISMQSSYQSYFDSNGMNSYKGYLDDLRKHYTGRPLIIGEFGVPSSWGNAHFCSTGMDHGGHDELTQGKYNIRLLNTIDQTNCGGAILFAWIDEWFKVTWIVDTIGTAQERRPLWHNVTSPEQNFGMIAFEPKTINYTELTLDNTNCNIKSMKVADDDQFFHVQIELKSVIEALDTLWIALDTYRDDLGESILPNGVKIKNRSEFLLRITPGDSANLYSTQAYDLFEYWHGNADPKQLFHSIATDGDPWHIIRWRNNIFDTSIFYIGQLRSRHENEQASSKDAVVWSGKNINIRIPWTLLLFTDPSKMEVLDDDRSSWERETVKSDGISLNFVQNNCITSSDRYSWLGWNQARPYSEREKPWISDYNKALEKLNEFR
- a CDS encoding glycosyltransferase family 2 protein, with the translated sequence MMALFEILQSFLNTIFFIFGFVIVLSYIILSLVSYFALRKYVKKSSFTVYDRLTSSPFAPGVSVIAPAYNESKTIIENIRALMSLYYQDYEVIIVNDGSKDDSLEKVIEHYKMVKVDYAVNYQLESKKIKGIYKSTDKSFSKLLLLDKENGGKADALNAGINISNKDLFVVIDVDSIIEHDALQKLVKPFLEEKDEKILATGSVIRVANSCEVDHGKIVNVRFPKQLLAQFQTLEYNRAFLMGRMAWGKLNGLLLISGAIGMFDKACVISAGGYNTQTVGEDMELIVRMRRYMEDKREKYKVIYIPDPLCWTEVPTKLKVLERQRNRWTRGTIETLTMHKKLFFNPKYGVMGMFGYPYWFFFEWLAPIVELFGITYFLILSIMGQANWPFFFLMLAFIYSFAISFSIWSIVYGGMSFNRYKSNSDFIRQILTAIIEPIIYHPFIIYFAVKGNIDYFRGVKSWGKMDREGFQSKTKIKS
- the murJ gene encoding murein biosynthesis integral membrane protein MurJ; this encodes MLKNILKIFTGTLFSRIFGFIREIIVAKFFGTGNIADAFTLALIFPNLFRQVLGEDMVERAFMPPFKTIYDQGNKANSWKYISVVFNWFFIALILVTAILYLVIPLFFSLKDSFPEIFGFIFKDQSFNYDLSLKLIMIILPFSIFIGVAAFIGSMLNFFEKNWIFGFAPAMLSVGVISGIYVLYPSIGGYSIAVGYVFGAFLQMCIQLPFIFNKKFKKETDRKYDGLKLKSTDHQFKTLKRESKLITLNALFDKTQEVFGRFFAATLIAGSTSSLFYAARLYQLPFAILSLPITRGINPELNKMKATKQYDLFSLTFYKGLRLYTLLFIPVTVILIICAPELVDLIFRRGKFDSNSLSLTTNAFSMYAIGLLPMSLVGYYKRVLSLFDKNKYALNISIVGAILNIAFAIILVRSTNLGHAGIALASSLAFSINMLVMGNYLKKELHEFVHKSSSNVINLIIILFIGICIIAGIKYFDLFFITNKTISFLSLSIKGISVLLIFSTIYFLNPKLRSILLSFFRK